The following is a genomic window from Halodesulfovibrio marinisediminis DSM 17456.
TCATTTAACGAATACAGTGTGAAGGAACTGCTAATTTAGTACCTTCAGCCCAGTTATAGGTTGGCAGTGCTTATGCTGCATTATGTGGTCAATCCTGAGTTAGCTATAGTGCAAGCCCGTGTAGATAGATGTTGAGTAGTTCACGGGCATCGTCTTCAGCAGAATCATCTACTTTAGTGAATATTCGTCGAGCCATTGCGCGGTCAATTGAGTCGATAAAAAAGATTGCTACTTTATCGCAGTCCATAGGACGCAGGAGTTTTTTCTTAACCCCATCTTCAAATGTGCGGGCAACAATATTGATCATTTCCCAGTAGGTTGAGTTTTTATCGTTAAAATCTTTCTCAACATGGGTCAGCAAAACTGCTTTCAGCTCGTAAAAAAGTGCTCTGTTTTGTTCAGTGTGAAGAAATGACGCAGAAAGATATTTTTTCAGTTTTTCCAATATACTTATTTCGCTGGAAAATATTTTCCGCATGTCTTCATTCAGTGGCTCAAAACAATGGTTTGCAACAGAAAGAAGGAGCTCGTTTTTATTTTTAAAATACAGGTACAGAGTACCTTTTGCGATTCCTGCCTGTTCAGCAACTTTATCCATGGTGAATTTTTTCAGGCCATACGTTTGAAGGATAGCAACGCTGCTGATCAAAATTGTGTGACGGGTATGTTGCTCAGCTCTCTGTTTTCTTGTTGTCTTATTGTTCACGGTCTGCGTATTTTTTATGAGTAAGAATTTTGTGAATATGGGTTCATAAAATGACCGGCGGTCATTAAGTGAGTATTACTCCTAAGAAGAGGTAAAATTAAAGTCAAGCTTACTTGTGAGGGAAATAGAAGTAATCTTCTATTAAGTAAGAGTGTACGGATGGTGGCTTAGAGTGATTTTCTATAGAAAACAGAATGTTGTTTTGTAGTGATGTATTTTTTTAGAACGTAAAAAAAGCCTTGCCAATTTTTTGGCAAGGCTTCTCATTGCGCGCATCTGTCTATGACAAGTAGATATAACTGTCGAGATATTACGAATGGGAAATCAAGGGTTATATATACATATCAATAACGATGGCATTGCAATGTCGCCGAAGGCGGACAAATAACACGTTGTTGAGGATGGCTATATAGCCAGAACGTAACGCCAAGCGGCAATAACGACCATTCCGGTAATAATGGTGCCGAAAAAACTTTTTGTACGGACTGCGACAATAAATACCGGCACTGCAGACCATAAGTACATATTGTCGAAAGAAAGTGAAAACTCACCATTATGGATGAATAATGATGGGGCAAGCAGGGCACTTAAAATAGCTGCCGGAACATAGCTTAGCCATTGTGTAATAACTTCCGGAAATTGTTTATTCGAAAGCAGAGCAATAGGGAGCAATCTAGGAATGTATGTTACAAGCATCATCCCGATGATTGTCAGTAAAATTATTTCCGGCGAATATTGCATAAAACAACTCCTGCTGTTGCGCCAATGATAGCGGCAATGATGACACATAACTGTTCTGCGCCAGCTATATATAGACCAATTGCTGTACTGGCTGAGATGAGTGCAACAATGGCATGCATGTTGGATTTAACCTGCCAAATCAGCAGGACAACAAACATGGCTGGCAGTGCATAGTCAAAGCCGAGCGGTTTAATGTCTGCAACCAGATGTGATCCGCAGACGCCGAGTAGTGTGCCCCCTGTCCAACAGAGATGGGCTATGCAGTTAAGTGTAATAGCTTGTACTTCTTTGAAATTATTCCTATCTATATTGGCCATGTGGATGGCAAAACTTTCATCAATGAGTTGAAAGCTGAACAGCAGTTTACGCATGAGTGGCATCTTGGAAAGATGAGGTGCTATGGCAGCAGACATAAGAAAGTGCCGTAGGTTGACTATAAATGTTGTAATGATAATTGTAATTGGCGACATAGACGCCGCAAAGAGGCTGACTGCAATAAATTGAGAGGAACCTGCTAACACCAGAAAAGACATGAGTACGGTGAGGTGTCCAGGGAGTCCATTTTTT
Proteins encoded in this region:
- a CDS encoding TetR/AcrR family transcriptional regulator gives rise to the protein MNNKTTRKQRAEQHTRHTILISSVAILQTYGLKKFTMDKVAEQAGIAKGTLYLYFKNKNELLLSVANHCFEPLNEDMRKIFSSEISILEKLKKYLSASFLHTEQNRALFYELKAVLLTHVEKDFNDKNSTYWEMINIVARTFEDGVKKKLLRPMDCDKVAIFFIDSIDRAMARRIFTKVDDSAEDDARELLNIYLHGLAL
- a CDS encoding AzlC family ABC transporter permease, translating into MQTDIIENKTTSTDCINGSLRAGIADGFKQAIPIIVGFIPVGFTFGVLATKNGLPGHLTVLMSFLVLAGSSQFIAVSLFAASMSPITIIITTFIVNLRHFLMSAAIAPHLSKMPLMRKLLFSFQLIDESFAIHMANIDRNNFKEVQAITLNCIAHLCWTGGTLLGVCGSHLVADIKPLGFDYALPAMFVVLLIWQVKSNMHAIVALISASTAIGLYIAGAEQLCVIIAAIIGATAGVVLCNIRRK
- a CDS encoding AzlD domain-containing protein, coding for MQYSPEIILLTIIGMMLVTYIPRLLPIALLSNKQFPEVITQWLSYVPAAILSALLAPSLFIHNGEFSLSFDNMYLWSAVPVFIVAVRTKSFFGTIITGMVVIAAWRYVLAI